The following are from one region of the Stanieria sp. NIES-3757 genome:
- a CDS encoding carboxyl-terminal protease, with protein sequence MAITKRGLVLGSTAIALSTVAVTGAGVHLSQSQAFIQNSPKELIDEVWQIINYQYVDTSFNHQDWQEVRQEYLGKSYKTQEDAYKAIREMLEKLGDPYTRFMDPEEFKNMQIDTSGELTGVGIQIAKDEETDQLMVISPIEDSPAFDAGILAKDIIIKIDGVNTKGMDVNEAVKLIRGKPGTPVTLTIQRNQGERDYQLVRARIEIHPVKAHVENSSIGKLGYIRLTQFSAQASQEMRNAIKKLEDQQVQGYILDLRSNPGGLLYSSIDIARMWLDEGAIVSTVDRGGERERKWANHNALTNKPLVILVDGGSASASEILSGALQDNGRAVLVGTKTFGKGLVQSVRSLGDGSGLAVTIAKYLTPSGRDINKHGIDPDVVVEMDEAERKKLQGDRELIGTKQDLQFNKALEILTQKVQAQKGSSTQATGQ encoded by the coding sequence ATGGCAATTACGAAACGCGGACTTGTTCTTGGTTCAACAGCGATCGCCCTCTCTACGGTAGCAGTGACTGGAGCCGGAGTTCATCTTTCTCAAAGTCAGGCATTTATTCAAAATAGCCCTAAAGAATTGATTGATGAAGTATGGCAAATTATTAATTATCAATACGTCGATACTAGTTTTAATCATCAGGATTGGCAAGAAGTTCGTCAAGAATACTTAGGTAAATCCTATAAAACCCAAGAGGATGCTTATAAAGCGATCCGAGAGATGCTAGAGAAACTAGGCGATCCCTACACTCGTTTCATGGATCCAGAAGAATTTAAGAATATGCAGATTGATACTTCTGGAGAGTTAACTGGTGTAGGAATTCAAATTGCCAAAGATGAAGAAACCGATCAATTAATGGTCATTTCTCCAATTGAAGATAGTCCTGCTTTTGATGCAGGTATTTTAGCTAAGGATATTATTATTAAAATTGACGGTGTTAACACCAAAGGGATGGATGTTAATGAAGCCGTAAAATTAATTAGAGGAAAACCTGGAACTCCAGTAACATTAACTATTCAAAGAAATCAAGGAGAAAGAGATTATCAGTTGGTTAGAGCGCGGATTGAAATTCATCCCGTTAAAGCTCATGTTGAAAATAGTTCCATTGGGAAATTAGGCTATATTCGTTTGACTCAATTCAGTGCGCAAGCTTCTCAGGAAATGAGAAATGCGATTAAAAAATTAGAAGATCAACAAGTTCAAGGCTATATTCTAGATTTACGTTCTAATCCTGGTGGACTACTTTATTCGAGTATTGACATTGCTCGGATGTGGCTTGATGAAGGAGCAATCGTTTCTACAGTAGACCGAGGTGGAGAAAGAGAACGTAAATGGGCAAATCACAACGCTTTGACTAATAAACCTTTAGTAATTTTAGTTGATGGCGGTTCTGCTAGTGCTAGTGAAATTTTGTCAGGTGCATTACAAGACAATGGTAGAGCGGTTTTAGTTGGTACTAAAACCTTTGGCAAGGGATTAGTTCAATCTGTTAGATCTTTAGGAGATGGTTCGGGGTTAGCCGTTACGATCGCTAAATACTTAACTCCTAGTGGTAGAGATATTAATAAGCATGGGATTGACCCCGATGTTGTCGTTGAAATGGATGAAGCAGAGCGGAAAAAATTACAAGGCGATCGCGAATTGATCGGTACAAAACAAGACCTTCAGTTTAATAAAGCCTTAGAAATATTAACCCAAAAAGTTCAAGCTCAAAAAGGTTCATCAACTCAAGCAACTGGTCAGTAA